In Fibrobacter sp. UWB2, the following are encoded in one genomic region:
- a CDS encoding response regulator, translating to MINKDVNQQSWIEKSNAIIDSIADEFDCVCYVDLAKNLDEDDVDIFHASQFLVARVPALRGERNLRKRFKLICDNFVCSEDRDDFRERTRREVIAQNLEKATQYIVPFRCELDGAEVYFQMNFFADRDKSGMLKGFTLRLRNVDRDIRSKQRYELERHLNENIVMKFGEKVESVFVFNPTKKTFRTLYCKDELKGLFPAEGKLNGIGGLVVMDVIHPADREMMKKGLDINNVLDRLSRERNFRYLFRDIALGYARWYEARVMRFDIGDDNEFLVGFVNKNDEVINKKINEKVSEEFANIDLINLEENIIQVVRRSKYYNGVKEKDIIPFEVGFKNASAFVHEEFREQWNKFGSIENLKRIFATTDSREIVFKHLTGDGSYFWCRNVFRVLDRIDGVPVTLVMTASVVDRDQSERLSLNEKLVQQKKELEINLSIIDVLASEYSSVMYVNLMTKEVIPYSMNELSQRYYETMIKKGALYNEVYLSFVKEFVYDADKPKMFEAGELNNIKAYLKNNKTYVTLFRSNVAGQIRYSEMKFVKVDDENEEPTAMVVAFANRDDEVSARFVHEKIMAEYEAILLCDLSNDTAREILPSKNVDFGNEQERNTCSYRASRMVQIVDSEYKEEWMRLASPQYIQRLLAYDDRRELLFKASIFKNPWISFVMQVVERRNGVATLVIMTFAAVDKKRAERIQLNKKIAEQKVELERNISIIEALSSEYTSVYYINLETEEITPYSMNKATANSFGETFKRNVKYSVAYSVYVDKFVSGIYKNRMLQAGAIKNIREQLATQKSFNTMYVNFLNRYCEMKFVKVGDSDHPKFAALGFADKDDELRKEIQQQAVIQGLAEDFDLVCYIDAVSMHENVYRCTDVFLRLFPNWNEIQGFANRIDAIVEKFVCEEDREGFCKATRREIVLENLKNKNAYYVNFKANVFGHVEYWQIKFVLTATNPVQIVAGFHSVDEETRKQKKDQEALERALQMANSASRAKTTFLNNMSHDIRTPMNAIIGFTGLAAEHIDNKEQVADYLSKIGQSSEHLLALINDVLDMSRIESGKMNITARPERLSDIIHTLKGIVLSDVRNRKQQFFVELENVHNEMIFCDKLRLNQVLLNVVSNAIKYTPKNGLITMNVKELPAESGYGVYEFLVKDNGIGMSEAFLKQIFDPFTRVNSSTVSGIQGTGLGMSITKNIIDMMGGTIKVSSEENFGTEVLMTFKFKLCEDSESTLETGKFKGLHCLVVNDRPNICRTVDASLKGEGLRYDFCTSDAGALECIEKSRTAEDDYQLILIDWNVQEMRGIQISRKIRKVLGPKTPIVVLTSYDWLDIEKEALEAGVTSFFAKPLFPSDLRRMLEKFCGNSSEISLESDSALKMLSNQPQTYDFTGRKVMLVEDNELNREIATEILEDRGIEVTAMERGDLAVEKLKYSSVKYDAILMDIQMPGIDGYEAARRIRNLENREVANVPIIAMTANAFEEDKRAALESGMNDHVAKPVDVNVLCATLARFFK from the coding sequence ATGATAAATAAAGACGTAAATCAACAATCCTGGATTGAAAAGAGCAATGCCATCATCGATTCCATCGCTGATGAATTTGACTGTGTCTGCTATGTCGATTTGGCAAAAAATCTAGATGAAGATGATGTCGATATTTTCCATGCTAGCCAGTTCTTGGTTGCCCGTGTACCCGCTCTCCGTGGAGAGCGCAATCTCCGTAAGCGGTTTAAGCTCATTTGCGATAATTTCGTTTGCTCCGAAGATCGTGATGATTTTCGTGAACGAACCCGTCGCGAAGTGATTGCGCAAAATCTTGAAAAAGCCACTCAATATATAGTTCCGTTTAGATGTGAACTGGATGGTGCCGAAGTTTATTTCCAGATGAACTTCTTTGCCGACCGCGACAAGTCCGGTATGCTTAAGGGCTTTACTTTAAGACTGCGCAATGTGGACCGCGATATCCGTTCCAAGCAACGCTACGAACTTGAACGCCACCTCAACGAAAATATCGTCATGAAGTTTGGCGAAAAGGTGGAGTCCGTTTTTGTCTTCAATCCGACAAAAAAGACATTCAGGACTTTGTATTGCAAGGACGAACTCAAAGGTCTTTTTCCGGCCGAGGGCAAGCTCAATGGAATAGGTGGGCTTGTTGTCATGGACGTCATTCATCCCGCTGATCGGGAGATGATGAAGAAAGGCCTTGACATAAACAATGTCCTTGACCGCCTTTCTCGCGAGCGTAATTTCCGCTACCTGTTCCGTGATATTGCTCTTGGTTATGCCCGCTGGTACGAAGCGCGCGTGATGCGTTTTGATATCGGTGACGATAATGAATTTTTGGTGGGCTTTGTCAACAAGAACGATGAAGTCATCAATAAAAAAATCAACGAAAAAGTCAGTGAAGAATTTGCAAACATTGACCTTATCAATTTGGAAGAGAATATCATACAGGTTGTTCGCAGGTCAAAATATTACAATGGCGTAAAAGAAAAGGATATTATTCCTTTTGAAGTCGGCTTCAAGAACGCGTCTGCATTTGTTCATGAAGAATTTCGGGAACAGTGGAATAAGTTTGGAAGTATTGAAAACTTGAAACGTATTTTTGCGACTACAGATAGCCGGGAAATTGTTTTCAAGCATTTGACGGGTGACGGCTCGTATTTTTGGTGTCGCAACGTATTCCGTGTCCTGGATAGGATTGACGGTGTCCCGGTAACGCTTGTCATGACGGCCTCGGTTGTGGATAGGGACCAGTCCGAAAGGCTCAGCTTGAACGAAAAGCTCGTGCAGCAGAAAAAGGAACTGGAAATCAACCTTTCGATTATCGACGTGCTTGCGTCGGAATATTCCTCGGTGATGTATGTGAACCTCATGACCAAAGAGGTGATTCCATATTCCATGAACGAGTTGTCGCAGCGTTATTATGAGACGATGATAAAAAAGGGTGCGCTCTACAATGAAGTGTACCTGAGCTTTGTAAAAGAATTTGTTTATGACGCCGATAAGCCAAAAATGTTTGAGGCTGGTGAACTCAACAACATCAAGGCTTACCTTAAGAACAATAAGACCTATGTGACGTTGTTCCGTTCAAATGTTGCGGGGCAAATCCGCTACAGCGAAATGAAGTTCGTGAAGGTCGATGATGAAAATGAAGAGCCGACGGCAATGGTGGTCGCCTTTGCAAACCGTGATGACGAGGTTAGCGCACGCTTTGTTCACGAAAAGATTATGGCGGAGTACGAGGCGATACTTCTTTGCGATTTGTCGAACGATACGGCCCGTGAAATTTTGCCCTCGAAAAATGTTGATTTTGGCAACGAGCAAGAGCGCAATACATGTTCTTATCGCGCTAGCCGAATGGTGCAGATTGTCGATAGCGAATACAAGGAAGAATGGATGCGCCTTGCAAGCCCGCAGTATATCCAGCGTCTCCTTGCTTACGATGACCGTCGCGAATTGCTCTTTAAGGCTTCGATTTTCAAGAACCCGTGGATAAGCTTTGTGATGCAGGTCGTGGAACGCCGCAATGGCGTTGCGACTCTTGTGATTATGACGTTTGCCGCAGTGGACAAGAAACGTGCCGAAAGGATTCAGCTGAACAAAAAAATTGCAGAACAGAAAGTAGAACTCGAACGCAATATTTCCATTATCGAAGCGCTATCGTCTGAATACACGTCGGTGTACTACATCAATCTCGAAACCGAAGAGATTACGCCTTATTCCATGAATAAGGCGACGGCGAACTCGTTTGGTGAAACGTTCAAGCGTAACGTCAAGTATTCGGTAGCGTACTCTGTTTACGTCGACAAGTTTGTGAGCGGCATCTATAAGAATCGCATGCTCCAGGCGGGGGCTATCAAGAATATCCGCGAGCAACTTGCCACCCAGAAAAGCTTTAATACGATGTACGTGAACTTCCTCAATCGCTATTGCGAGATGAAGTTCGTGAAGGTGGGCGATTCGGACCATCCGAAATTTGCGGCGCTTGGTTTTGCCGACAAGGATGACGAGCTCCGCAAGGAAATCCAGCAGCAGGCGGTGATTCAAGGCCTTGCCGAAGACTTTGACTTGGTGTGCTATATTGATGCTGTTTCCATGCACGAAAACGTGTACCGCTGTACGGACGTCTTCTTGCGTTTGTTCCCGAACTGGAACGAAATTCAAGGCTTTGCAAATCGAATTGATGCCATTGTCGAAAAGTTTGTCTGCGAAGAGGACCGCGAAGGCTTCTGTAAGGCGACACGTCGGGAAATTGTTCTTGAAAACCTCAAAAACAAGAATGCCTATTACGTGAACTTCAAGGCGAATGTCTTTGGACACGTTGAATATTGGCAAATCAAGTTTGTGCTGACTGCAACGAACCCAGTGCAGATTGTGGCGGGTTTCCATAGCGTTGACGAAGAAACTCGCAAGCAGAAGAAAGACCAGGAAGCTTTGGAACGGGCGCTACAGATGGCAAATTCTGCAAGCCGCGCAAAGACGACGTTCCTCAACAACATGAGTCACGATATCCGTACACCGATGAACGCTATTATCGGGTTTACGGGCCTTGCTGCAGAACATATCGACAACAAGGAACAGGTTGCCGATTACCTCTCGAAAATCGGGCAGTCTTCGGAACACTTGCTTGCGCTTATCAATGACGTGCTCGACATGAGCCGCATCGAATCGGGCAAGATGAACATTACCGCTCGTCCGGAACGCCTTTCGGATATTATCCACACGCTTAAGGGAATTGTGCTTTCGGATGTCCGCAATCGCAAACAGCAGTTCTTTGTGGAACTTGAAAACGTTCACAATGAAATGATTTTCTGTGACAAGTTGCGCTTGAATCAGGTGCTGTTAAACGTTGTTTCCAATGCCATCAAGTACACGCCGAAAAATGGACTCATTACGATGAATGTCAAGGAATTGCCTGCTGAATCGGGCTATGGCGTTTATGAGTTCCTGGTGAAAGATAACGGCATCGGCATGAGCGAAGCATTCCTGAAGCAGATTTTCGATCCGTTTACCCGCGTGAATTCTTCGACGGTGAGCGGCATTCAGGGCACAGGTCTTGGCATGTCCATCACGAAGAATATCATTGACATGATGGGCGGGACGATTAAGGTTTCGAGTGAAGAAAATTTTGGCACCGAAGTCTTGATGACATTTAAGTTTAAACTTTGCGAAGATTCTGAATCGACTCTTGAAACCGGAAAGTTCAAGGGCTTGCATTGCCTCGTCGTTAATGACCGCCCGAATATTTGCAGAACCGTTGATGCGTCTTTGAAAGGTGAAGGCTTGCGCTATGATTTCTGTACATCGGATGCTGGCGCTCTCGAATGCATTGAAAAATCCCGCACTGCAGAGGATGATTACCAGCTGATTTTGATTGACTGGAATGTGCAAGAGATGAGGGGCATTCAGATTTCGCGCAAGATCCGCAAGGTGCTTGGGCCGAAAACGCCGATTGTGGTGCTTACCTCTTATGACTGGCTTGACATTGAAAAAGAAGCGCTTGAAGCGGGCGTGACCTCGTTCTTTGCAAAGCCCTTGTTCCCCTCGGATTTAAGGCGAATGCTCGAAAAGTTCTGTGGGAATTCTTCGGAAATTTCGCTGGAATCTGATTCTGCGTTGAAGATGCTTTCGAATCAGCCCCAAACGTATGACTTTACGGGTCGCAAGGTCATGCTTGTTGAAGATAACGAACTGAACCGTGAAATTGCAACGGAAATTCTGGAAGACCGCGGTATAGAAGTGACGGCGATGGAACGTGGCGACTTGGCTGTAGAAAAACTCAAGTATTCGTCTGTCAAGTACGATGCGATTTTGATGGATATCCAGATGCCGGGTATTGACGGTTATGAGGCGGCTCGCCGGATTCGTAACCTAGAAAACAGGGAAGTCGCGAATGTGCCGATTATTGCGATGACCGCAAACGCATTTGAAGAAGACAAGCGCGCTGCCTTAGAATCGGGCATGAACGATCATGTGGCAAAACCCGTGGATGTAAACGTCCTCTGCGCTACCCTCGCCAGGTTCTTTAAATAG
- a CDS encoding exodeoxyribonuclease V subunit gamma yields MLYLKFALNLENLADELIEAVSKAWTNPFEAPAVLFPDPKLEQWFRLKWVQKKKSLVGFNSMMIDRFLMEILIGDDPHKQKLNSDMLRNVILAYLVKETNGTPNYMLMDDEVKRYLVIDGALDETHLFDFASKMASLFLEYETSRPSDFIRGIDGKSAPGILDKWKQEQLDDFFGMANHDIAKREAWQRELYSAIFHAHDGNLSLLSEVFENEAKRKGIERTEYMTIPYLYIACQDDKGNVTFHTEHTGNTPLFIFGLGGMGQFYRVILQKYAETHDVYAYIQNPCMEFWEDTSTVHNQNANIHRNWISRSGQWSDKSGNIENVKAKMSVGISDAGESNDVDDIPEYTIAEAEAENTLLCNWGRSGRDNIKLWCQAANYDFDFSTSDASELPHDTLLHKVQYAIANRINTLPDFAASDCKSKDFSLDVTAAPTKIREVEALHTSICKLMQEGARVNDILVVSPALDDYRTAIKTIFDQTPERKKYASENDRDGFLHIPFAIVDSPARSSQTENVLDNLFSILEQGTITRPTFFALLRNPVVQQTRHISEDDVNNWESWIEETNVYRDREHKKEDWLGGVRRLLLAKMTKNPVAFSHGDSSETLMPYADMATSDSRSLCKFVECIEALKKWMDFGKAGQVADLNKLSDFISEWITMSGAPDGFASETIIVNNVMQAIEGLRNQMDAGLESISWKVVKQTLLTAAQSSAYSCGTLFVNGITFMNFIPNRIIPVKHLFFIGGDSMNFPGAKQHNTLDLRKSCRPWPGDDSPIAKRRYAFLCQLMSTSASFHVSYVNQDIRKDAELYPTSVVNDIRKFLVNAINCDKNGATAEKIGLSEAWPENKISLDETRDFTELFTQKSLRNKRAFLNMMQDGFAHVNPATGAMQSADEDVAVKLPERVPLYMLSDFLKDPFEFRISQMLAASESDDPEKELFEPIHFEPLQKSELLKMMVAAELSHKSEELEKFKKESALKGNMPDGIFGEKLLAEMESQKNLILAKMGENLVSQIKESWSYQAKIQDIQINRGADSKWTLSGTLDWCNSENLDNISEMITVSSSYSKTTLDKFLSPYVKALAVIAQRASTLDANSEQTVKISIYNTEATAEPSTATVSMTPQKATETLQEIYTAAFGNETERPYSKAVPASLLDTQGITNIRAFKDKLLDCWKYFDKKSLFDPITDVGFEANNFTNQWADAIKKMRSLMLITVTENTKKRKA; encoded by the coding sequence ATGCTATATCTGAAATTCGCGTTAAACCTTGAAAATCTCGCCGACGAACTGATCGAGGCGGTATCCAAAGCATGGACAAACCCGTTTGAAGCCCCGGCCGTCCTCTTCCCGGACCCGAAACTGGAGCAGTGGTTCAGGCTAAAATGGGTACAGAAAAAGAAGTCCCTTGTCGGATTCAATTCGATGATGATCGACCGTTTCCTCATGGAAATCCTCATCGGCGACGATCCGCACAAGCAAAAGCTGAATTCCGATATGCTCCGGAACGTGATTCTCGCGTATCTCGTCAAGGAGACAAACGGCACGCCGAACTACATGCTGATGGACGACGAGGTCAAGCGCTACCTGGTCATCGATGGAGCGCTCGACGAAACACACCTTTTCGATTTTGCAAGCAAGATGGCATCGCTATTCTTGGAATACGAAACAAGCAGGCCGAGCGATTTCATTCGCGGCATTGACGGGAAGTCTGCGCCGGGCATTCTCGATAAGTGGAAGCAAGAGCAATTAGATGACTTTTTTGGAATGGCGAACCACGACATAGCAAAGCGTGAAGCCTGGCAGCGCGAACTGTACTCCGCCATTTTCCACGCCCACGACGGAAACCTTTCGCTGCTTTCTGAAGTTTTCGAAAACGAAGCAAAGCGCAAAGGAATTGAACGCACGGAATACATGACGATTCCGTACCTCTACATTGCATGCCAAGATGATAAAGGCAATGTCACATTCCACACGGAACACACGGGCAACACGCCGCTATTCATTTTTGGTCTTGGCGGCATGGGCCAGTTCTACCGCGTGATTTTGCAGAAATACGCCGAAACGCACGACGTTTACGCCTACATCCAGAACCCCTGTATGGAATTCTGGGAAGATACTTCAACCGTTCACAACCAAAACGCCAACATCCACCGAAACTGGATTTCGCGCAGTGGACAGTGGAGCGACAAGAGCGGGAACATCGAAAATGTCAAAGCAAAGATGTCTGTCGGTATTTCAGATGCCGGCGAAAGCAATGACGTCGACGACATCCCCGAATACACAATCGCAGAAGCGGAAGCCGAAAATACATTGCTCTGCAACTGGGGACGTTCCGGCCGCGACAACATCAAGCTCTGGTGCCAAGCCGCCAATTACGATTTCGACTTTAGCACAAGCGATGCAAGCGAGCTTCCGCACGATACGCTTTTGCACAAGGTGCAGTACGCGATTGCAAACCGCATCAACACATTGCCTGACTTTGCCGCAAGCGATTGCAAATCAAAAGATTTTAGCCTAGATGTGACCGCAGCGCCGACCAAGATTCGCGAAGTCGAAGCGCTCCACACCAGCATCTGCAAGCTCATGCAGGAAGGCGCACGAGTGAACGACATTCTCGTCGTATCGCCTGCGCTAGACGATTACCGCACCGCCATCAAGACGATTTTCGACCAGACTCCCGAAAGGAAAAAGTATGCCAGCGAAAACGACAGGGACGGATTTTTGCACATCCCGTTTGCGATTGTCGATTCACCGGCCAGAAGTTCGCAGACCGAAAATGTACTGGACAACTTGTTCTCGATTTTGGAACAGGGAACCATTACACGCCCGACATTCTTTGCGCTTTTGCGCAATCCGGTCGTGCAGCAGACGCGCCACATCAGCGAAGACGACGTGAACAATTGGGAAAGCTGGATTGAAGAGACAAACGTCTATCGCGACCGCGAGCACAAAAAAGAGGACTGGCTCGGAGGCGTTCGCCGATTGCTCCTTGCAAAAATGACGAAGAATCCCGTTGCATTTTCACACGGGGATTCTAGCGAAACGCTCATGCCGTATGCCGACATGGCAACAAGCGACAGCCGCTCGCTTTGCAAGTTTGTGGAATGCATCGAAGCTCTCAAGAAGTGGATGGATTTCGGAAAGGCCGGGCAAGTCGCGGACCTCAACAAGCTCAGTGATTTTATCAGCGAATGGATTACGATGTCTGGCGCACCCGACGGTTTCGCCAGCGAAACGATTATCGTCAACAACGTGATGCAGGCCATCGAAGGTCTCCGCAACCAGATGGATGCCGGGCTCGAAAGCATCTCGTGGAAAGTCGTCAAGCAGACGCTTCTCACCGCCGCACAGTCATCCGCTTACAGCTGCGGAACACTTTTCGTCAACGGCATCACGTTCATGAACTTCATCCCGAACCGCATTATCCCTGTAAAGCACTTGTTCTTTATCGGCGGCGATTCCATGAACTTCCCGGGTGCAAAACAGCACAACACGCTAGACCTCCGCAAGTCTTGCCGCCCGTGGCCGGGCGACGATTCACCCATCGCCAAGCGCCGTTACGCGTTCCTCTGCCAGCTCATGAGCACAAGCGCAAGTTTCCACGTGAGCTACGTGAATCAGGACATCCGCAAGGATGCCGAACTTTACCCGACCTCCGTCGTAAATGACATCCGAAAGTTTTTGGTCAACGCTATCAATTGCGATAAGAACGGCGCGACCGCCGAGAAAATCGGGCTTTCCGAAGCGTGGCCCGAGAACAAAATTTCGCTGGATGAAACTCGAGACTTTACGGAACTATTCACGCAAAAGAGCCTCCGCAACAAACGCGCATTCTTGAACATGATGCAGGACGGATTTGCGCACGTGAATCCCGCAACTGGCGCCATGCAATCTGCAGACGAAGACGTCGCCGTCAAATTGCCCGAACGCGTCCCGTTGTATATGCTCAGCGATTTTTTGAAAGACCCGTTCGAATTCCGCATCAGCCAAATGCTTGCCGCCTCCGAATCTGACGACCCAGAAAAGGAACTGTTCGAGCCGATTCATTTTGAACCGCTACAAAAGAGCGAACTTCTCAAGATGATGGTTGCCGCAGAACTTTCGCACAAGTCCGAAGAGCTTGAGAAATTCAAGAAGGAATCAGCGCTTAAAGGCAACATGCCCGATGGCATCTTCGGCGAAAAACTTCTTGCCGAAATGGAATCGCAAAAGAACTTGATCCTTGCAAAAATGGGAGAAAATCTCGTTTCACAAATCAAGGAATCCTGGAGCTATCAGGCAAAAATTCAGGACATTCAAATAAACCGCGGCGCCGACAGCAAGTGGACTCTTTCGGGAACGCTCGACTGGTGCAATAGCGAAAATCTCGACAACATTTCCGAGATGATTACCGTCTCTTCGTCTTACAGCAAGACGACTTTAGACAAGTTCTTATCCCCTTACGTCAAGGCACTAGCCGTCATTGCACAGAGAGCAAGTACACTCGACGCAAATTCAGAACAGACTGTAAAGATTTCCATCTACAATACTGAAGCTACCGCAGAACCCTCGACCGCGACGGTCTCCATGACACCGCAAAAGGCGACCGAAACATTGCAAGAAATCTACACCGCCGCATTCGGTAACGAAACAGAGCGCCCTTATTCCAAGGCCGTTCCCGCCAGCTTGCTCGACACGCAGGGCATTACAAATATCCGCGCGTTCAAGGACAAGCTTTTAGACTGCTGGAAATATTTCGACAAGAAATCACTTTTCGACCCCATCACCGATGTCGGTTTTGAAGCCAATAACTTTACAAACCAATGGGCCGATGCGATAAAGAAAATGCGCAGCCTCATGCTGATTACAGTCACCGAAAACACAAAGAAAAGGAAGGCATAA